The segment AGCGTTGCGTTAAATGATTTCACTCACTTAACTACGAGCACCGGCTTCTTTGTCCTCTCAGCCACGGCTGAGCTAACGCTCCCCAAAATAAGCTTTTTGAATCCCTTATGACCCCTTGTTCCCAAGACTATGAGGTCAACGTCCTCCTCCTCAGCGAACTTAGTGATCACCTCCTCCGGAGGTCCAGTTGCGACCTTGTACTCAATGCTTATCCCAGACTCTATAGCCATCCTCTTGATCTCCTCGGTGTGTAAAGATATTACCTCCCTCTTCTTCCTTAAGTCCTCCTTGTAGTAAGCCTCTATGACGTACTCTCCAGGATCTAACGCCTCAACTACCACTACCTTCGACGAGTGATGTTTGGCCAACTCGATTGCGTGATGCAGGGCCCTCTTAGAGTGGTTTGACCCATCGTAACCAACTAATAATTTTCTATACAGCTTTGATCACTGCTAAATATAATGATTTGCAACAACTTAAACTTTTTGTTTTAAAGTGTTCAGAGTAGATAAAGATATAATGGAAAATTTTTATATAACATATCAAGTTAAATATAAAATAAAAGAACTTTGCGTTATCTGATCAATGATTCTGTGACACGCTTAATAATCCAAAATTTAAAAGCTTAATATGTACGTTTCGGGGCAGTTCCTCCCAGAGCTTCTCAAACCTGAAACCATGATCGACCTCATCGAGAGGGCTAAGCCTGAGAACGTGGCGATCGAGTACTTTGGAACGAACGTGACTTACTCTAAACTATGGGAGATGGCTAGGAGCGTCTCAAACCAGTTGCCGATTGAGAAAGGGGATGTGGTAATGGTCTCCACTCAAAACGTACCCCAGTTCCTCATCTTGGAGCTCTCCATTTGGAGTAAAGGAGGGGTAGTCCTCCCCGTCAATCCGTCCTACTCTGAGACGGAGTTAACTTTCCTTGCTAGGGACTCTAATGCTAAGCTTGCTATCCTATCTTGCGAATCGAACTCACCTGTAGGTCTGAACGTGATTAGGACGAACCCGCAAACCTTTGGCACGATAGAGTGGAAAGTGAAAGAGTGCGAGGACGAGCTAGACTACTCGGGCGAAGGTGGCGAGGTGAGCAGACCTTCTCCCAATGACGTTGCCGTCCTTATGTACACTTCAGGAACTACTGGGAGACCTAAGGGAGTACCGATCACTCACGCTAACCTCTACTCCTCCTCGTTAATTTACAACAGGTGGTTTAAGTTCACAGAGGAGGATAGAGTGTTGGGAGTCTCTCCTTTCTTTCACATCACTGGACAGGTGTTTCACCTAACGTCATCAATTATGGCGAACTCAACCGTAGTTATGACCTATAGGTTCGATCCGAACTCAGCCTTAAGGTCAATCGAGGAGAGCAAAACCACAGTAACGATGATCGTAGCCACCGCTTACAGGGCCATGTTGAAGGCCTACTCGGGTCAAGATCTCTCGTCCATGAGGTTGTGGTCCTCTGGAGGGATGCCTGTCCACAGGTCTTTAGAAGAGCAGTGGAGAGCTAGGTTCGGAACTTGGATATACGTAGCCTGGGGACTAACCGAAACGACCTCCCCGGCAACTCTTTGGCCCTACCCCTACGACGGTAAACTTCCGGGGGACGAGATCGTGAGCTCAGGGATACCAGTTTATAACACCGAAATAAGGGTTGAGGACGAACTGCTGGTCAGAGGACCGCAAGTGGTGAAAGGTTACCTCAACTCGGAACCCTTTAAGGACGGGTGGCTTCCCACAGGAGACGTAGGTGAGGTGAGGAACGGATGGGTGTACGTGTTGGATAGGAAAAAGGACGTCATCGTAACTTCTGGGTTCAAGGTCATGCCCAGAGAGGTGGAGGAGGTCCTCCTTCTTCACCCCGCGATAGAGGACGCTGCTGTAGTTGGTGCTCCGGACGAGTACAGAGGGGAGTCAGTTATCGCGTATGTCAAGTTGAAAGAGGGGTTTAAGACGAACGTGGAGGAGATAATAGGTTTCTGCAGAACTAAGCTAGCTCCTTACAAGGTACCTAGAGAGATAAGATTTGTAAATGAGATCCCGAGGACTGACACAGGGAAGACCTTGAGGAGAGCGTTAAAGTGACCTCATGAGGTCCCTTTCCTCCCTCTCCTTTATATCCTCCTTAACTATGTCGCAGGCCAATATCTGCTTGCTGTGCTTACTGACGTGAGATATAGCTTGATCTAATATGGCCTTAACGTCGTTAGTGACCGAGTAGATCGAGTTCTTCCCCCTTTTCTTAACCTCAACCACCCCGCAGTTCCTTAGACAAGCTAGGTGGTGCGAGATCAGCGATTGGGACTTATTTAGGGAAAGTGAGATCTCTTGAACTGAGGCCTCCCTTTCCAAAAGGAGGAGGACGATCTCCAGGCGAGTGTAGTCAGACAGCGCCGAGAACAAGGATTCGAGCTCAAGTATAAGCGGTTTGTTTTCCATACATTAAAATCCCCCTTTAAGGTTAAAAGCGTATTAGGGTTCACTTAGCGTGAAGTGAAACGTCCTCACTTACGTTAAACCCTCACGGTTCGGGTGAAACGTGTAAACCACTGTTTAACCTTACTTTATTTCCTTTTAAAGAGACATATCATTATGGACTCCAAGTTCCTGTTCAAAGGTAATCTCGTTAGCTTGATAGCGTCCTTAATAATCCTAGCAGGACTTGTACTTCTGGAGATAAACGGTATATCTTTCGCCTTGTCTGGAACCTTCCTAGCGATTATGACCGTGGTGTGGATACTAGCGATACCGTCACTCGTGTCATATCACAGGAGCAAGCTGGAGAGAAGGTGGATCCTTGACTTCTTCGGGATCGCTGCAATGGTTATAACTCTCGTCGGTCTTATCTTAGCTTACCAACGCTCCTTCCTCGGAGTTGAGATCATAGTCCTAGGATACACGCTAGAACCTATCGCTGGGATATCAATCTACCTCACGGCCAACAAGATATCTAAGCTCTACTCCTCCCTCTTCTTCTGGGGAGCGGTGGTCTTCACGTTCGGGTTACCTCTCTACTTTTTCAATTTAGGGGATATATCCATATTTGGGGACGTCGTAAAGATGGTCGGCATAGTGATGTTGATGAGGTCGTACTTACTGAGCAACCTAACGAAACGTTAATATTTTTTCGTATCGATCTCTCCTCGTGAAAACGTACAACCTAGGCTATTACGTAAATTTGATTCAAGGTGACATAACCGAGGTGGAGGCCGACGCCATAGTGAACGCCGCAAACTCTTATCTCTCCCACGGAGGAGGGGTTGCCCTGGCGATAGTGAGGAAAGGAGGTCACGTCATTCAAAGGGAGAGCGATGAGTACGTAAGGAGGCATGGTCCGGTTCCGACGGGGGAGGTCGCGGTGACCTCGGCGGGTTCGTTGAGGGCAAGGTACGTCATTCACGCTGTGGGACCTAGGTTCGGAGAGGAAGGGGAGGATAAGCTAGCCTCCGCCATTCGTAGATCTCTAGAGAAGGGGGAGGAGTTGGGGCTCCACTCTATAGCCCTACCTGCAATATCAACCGGGATATACGGATTCCCTTTAGAGGTTTGCGCTGAGGTCATGGCGTCCACGTTCCTCGATTTCAAGCCCAGGAGCATAAGGAAGGTATTCGTGGTCCTCTATTCGAAGGAGGCGTACGAAAAGTTCCTCAACGTCTTCAACAAGAGGCTGACCCTTTGAGCTGTGACCCTAAAGCAGATCATGTTTTAATATAGAGTCTATATAGTTTATAAAAATTATATTGAGAATTCTTAAAAATTATATTCTAAGAGTTTGTCAGAGCAAAAATGAACTTAAAGGCTTTGTTAGTTTCGTTCCTTTTCATCCTCTCCGTCCTATCCACGGTTCAGCTTAGCGCTGAGAGCTCAAACACTGCCACCCCTATAAAGCACGTAGTGATCCTAATGCTTGAGAATCACGCTTTCGACAGCTTGTTCGGAACCTACCCGTTCGGTTACCCTGTAATAGAGAACAACATCACCTTATCCTTAATGAGGCCTGTAAACTACATCTACAACGTTTCACTTCTTCAAGAGCTCATTAACGATAGGGGGAACGTCTCGTGGATCTCACTACCTGACGGAAATGGAGTCCTCCATCCCTATTACGCTAACTCCACGGTGCTAAAGGACCCAGTTGAGGGTTACGTCAACTATCATGAGGATTGGAACTGGGGGAAGATGAACGGGTTCGTTAACGGCTCCGGTCCACAGTCCTTGGCTTACGTTTCTTACGAGCAAGTGCCTGTCCTATGGGACTACGCTGAGGAATACGTGCTTTTCGATAACTACTTCTCCGCCACGCTTAGCGTAACCGTACCTAACAGGATAGCTATGATCACGGGTTACCCAACTCAAGTGGAGAGCGACTCACCGCAATTCAACGAGATACCTTACAACTCCTCGATCTTGTACCAGCTTTCCAAGTACAACGTGAGTTGGGACTGGTACGAGTACGGTTACTCAAGAGACTTTCAACTGATCTCTCCTGATCTATACCTAGGGTACAACAACACGGCTCCGTTACCTGTGAGCTTATTGACTAACTCCTCTCAGTGGAACTCTCACTATCTAGATCTTACTGACTTCATAGATTCTGCAGAGAGAGGGGACCTGCCTTCGGTTTCTTTCGTAATGTTCACCGGTCCTGCCGGTTACGATACTCACGTCCCTGGGCTTGACATGCACCCTCCTTTCAACACCACGATCTCTATGATTGCGCTAACCAAGGTGATTAACGCCGTGATGACGGGGCCAGATTGGAACTCGACGGTTATATTCATCACCTTTGATGAAGGTGGAGGATATTTCGATCAGGTAATCCCTCCAATAGTTTACGGCTACGGGTTGGCCAACGCTCCTACCATCTCTAAGGTCATGCCGGGTTACTTCACGTTAGGTCAGAGGATACCCACTATCTTGATCTCTCCATACGCTAAGGAAGGTTTCGTAGATAACTACACCTCTTCGGACTACTCAATCCTCGCGTTCATAGATTACAACTGGAGGTTGCCTTATCTTAACCCTATAGTTGAAGAGTTTGGAGCGAACTCCATTATCAACGCGTTCAACTTCACCAAGCCTAGGGCACCCATAATCCTAACCCCTGAGAATTGGACCTATCCTCTTAAGCTGCAATACCCCATTCATTACGGATACGTGGCTACAGTAAACAATAACTACACTATTTACAATGAAATCTATAAGGTTAAAGGGTTAGGCGAGTTCACCCTCCCTTCATATTTCGTTCAGGCTAACGCCTACTCCGGCGAGGCGAGCGGATCGATTTCATCTCCCAGTGAGGCGGGCGGATCGGGTTCGTTTAGCCTACTCTTGCTAATTCCGATACTTGTAGTGATAATAGCGGTGGGGATCTACCTGGAGAGGAGAAGGTAAAGTCGTTTTAGTCATATATATAACTCTATATAATCTATTTAATCTATTTAGGATACCTTTTTCTAAGAGACGTAGTTATAACCCCCTATGGATTACCTTATCTTAGGAATAATATTGGGCGTAGTTCAGGGGATAAGTGAGTGGCTCCCGATAAGTAGCAAAACTCAAATCTTGATAGTCTCGACTTTCCTCCTCGGTATACCGTTCAGTATAGCTTACTCTTTCGGACTCTTCATGGAAATAGGGACGATATTCGCTGCGATCGTTTACTTTAGGAAAGTCATATGGGGAATACTTAAGGCGTTGATCGGGAAAGGAACTAAAGAGGACCTCCTCCTTTTGAAGGCTTTGGTCGTTATCACCGTGATAACTGGTCTCATAGGGGTTCCGATATTCGTTGCCGTCGAGAGGCTAGTTAACTCCCCAGCCTTAGGGATCCCAATGGCGATGCTCGGCCTTGTGTTGATAGCTGACGCTGTAGTTATCTACTTCTCAAGGAGGGGAAGACCTCAAAGGGAGTTGAGGGACATAACGCTAAAGGACATGATCATAGTTGGGATAGCTCAGGGGTTGGCTGCCCTACCGGGTGTGAGCAGATCAGGGATGACAACTTCGTCCCTTCTCCTACTAGGGGTAAAGCCTGACGACTCGTTCAAGCTCTCTTTCCTCTCTTTGATCCCTGCGGCCCTAGGAGCGATAGCTGTGACGATACTCTTCAGCAAAAGTGAGGTTATACAGGCCCTCCACTTGATCGATTTAGGCGGGTTGATAACCTCGATTGCCGTAGCGACGTTAATTAGTCTATTGCTGATTGATGGGCTCTTAAAGTTCGCTAAAAGTAAGAGGATACTAACGCTGATCTTGACTTTAGGACTGCTGGCCGTTTTGAGCGGAGCGTTGACCGCTATCTTCGGTTAACTCCTTATTACGCAAGCTGCTGACTTGTCAACCAATCTAGGGGCCAACTGCTCAGACAATAAGTAGACATGGTAGTTCCTTTCCTTACCGATATGCTCTATACTCAGAGATGTGTTCACCACGATTTCGAATCCTCTCTTGCTCAGGAGCACGATCTCCCTATCGCCCACTGCGTTCGTTGCTATAACTTTGCCTATCTCTTTTATCATCTCTATCTCGTAAGTACCTGTCCTATCGACCACCCTGAACGTCTTAGAGAACGTTGATGGAGACATCAAGATCGAAATATCCTTTTCGAACCCCCCGCTTGCGAGGACCTCGTAACCTCTTACAACGTCGTTCAAAACGTTCCCCGGCTGTGACCAGTCCACTCCGGTTATCTCAGTTCCTAACTTATATATGGAAAACGGATGGCCTTTTAACAGTAGGTTGTTTTCAAGGTCGGTGAAAGTCTTACCGGCAATGGTCGCCACCCTTCGCATCTCAGATAAATGGCCAGAATTAAACTTGACCTCTAGAGATACGTAAGGAATTTCGGCTGTGCTCAAGACCTTGGTTTGGACAACGCTCTCTCCAATTGAGACTTCAGATAAGGAGATGGTGGTGGAGCTTGAGCTAACTATGCTGCCTAACTCAAATACAACTCGGTTCGAATTGACGCTTTCCATCAGCGGTCCTATGGGATCCCAATCCCAACCTGAATACTCAACTAACTTGAGAGGGGTCGGGAGTCCAAGCGTTAAGTTCTTATGAGTTCTTTCACGTGATCCATACTCTTCCCTCAAGTTTATCTCAATTTGATTTGAGTCCCGTGAGAGTTTACCGAGCGTCCTTAAGAGCTCTTCAAGTTGAGTTATCTTCTCTCGGGTTATCTTATCATGAATCCTCTTCAGCTGGGGATCCTTAATGAGTTCGTTTTGCTGTAAGTGAGAATTTAACGTTTCCACCTCAGTAGCTAGAACGTTACCTATTGCCTTCATCTTTTCATCCCGATCTAACTCCTCCTCTGTAGTTGAGGGATCTTTTGACGACATAAGTAGGAAAGCCCCTCTCTATTATTAAAGTTACCTAGTTTGAAACAACTTCAATATTAAACTTAAGCTTTTCACTTTTTAGATATTTGAGAAGGTTTAATTTCACGTTCAATGTCTTAAACGAACGGCTGGTCACCTGAGCGTGCTAGCGTTCAACTTAAGCTTTTCACTTTTTAGATATTTGAGAAGGTTTAATTTCACGTTCAATGTCGTGAAAACGTCTAAATACACGGAAGGAACGCATCAACGTTCGTCTAGACGCTTGTAAGTTAACCTTTTTATCGTCAGTAAGAGCTCTATGATATGAAGCCCTCCGTTAAGGACCTCAAGGAGATCTTCAAGCCTAAACTCAAGCCCATAATTTGGAACGAAGAGGGTAAGCTAACTCTTCTCGATCAGTCAGCCCTGCCGTTCGAGACGGCTTTCGTTACCTTAAGCTCACCTGATGAGGTGGCAGCTGCTATAAGGACCATGAAGGTTAGAGGCGCTCCAGCTATCGGGATAACCGCATCCTTCGCCATGGTCTTAGCGATAAAGAACGAGAGTAACTTAAACCAGGCGTTAGTTGCTTTGAGCAGAGCCAAACCCATCCTGGATAACGCCAGGCCGACCGCCGTTAACTTGAGTTGGGCCACTTCTCACATGCTCTCCACAGCGAGAGCTCTCGTGGAGAAGGGGGAAGTAAGGAACACGAGGGAATTATGGAGCTCCCTAGAGGCTGAGGCTAAGAGGATATACAATGAGGAGCTAGAAGCTGAGCTTCAGATGGGACTGTACGGGTTAGATAAGATAAGTGATGGGGATACGGTTTTAACTCAATGCAACGCTGGAGGGTTAGCTACGGGAACCGGTTTGGGTACAGCTTTGGCTCCAGTTAAGATAGCTCACGCTTTAGGTATAAAAGTCTCAGTAATAGCTCCTGAAACTAGGCCTTGGCTTCAAGGGAGCAGGCTAACCGTATACGAGCTAATGACGGATGGGGTACCGGTTACTTTGATATCCGACACGGCTGTCGGGTTAGTCATGTACCAAAGGATGGTTAACAGCGTGATGGTAGGAGCTGACAGGATATTACAGGACGGACACGTTTACAACAAGATAGGGACTTTCAAGGAGGCCGTCATAGCTCACGAGTTGGGAATACCCTTCTACGTTTTGGCCCCCGTCACGACGTTTGACTTGAAAAGCAGGGCCGAAGACGTGATCATTGAGGAGAGGGACCCCAACGAGGTCAGAACAGTGAGGGGGGTCCCTATAGCCCCTGAAGGAGTTAACGTCTACAACCCCGTCTTTGACGTAACGCCTCCTAAGTACGTTACTGCCCTGATAACGGAAAAAGGGGTTATCTACCCTCCCTTCGAGAAGAACGTAAGGAAAGTAATTGAAAGATGAAACTAAGTGAGGTACAGTCAGTTAAGGTTTACCCTCTTCGTTAGGTACTTGAACGCTACGCTTCCTATCAAAGTGGTGAGTATTGCCATGAAAACGAGACTTCCGAACTCCTCATTGTTGATCACGCCCATCGATATGCCTATGGACGCTATGACCAAACCGGTCTCTCCTCTAGGGGTCATCCCTATCGCAACGAAGTTGGCCTTCTTGAAGTCCTTAAACTTGGCGTAGGCGAACGGGAAGACTCCTAACCACTTGAAGATGAAGGCTATTGCGGTCAGCTCCAGTGACAGCAAAAGGACCCCCACGTTGAGCTCATGAAGGTTTACCTCAGCCCCGACAGTTACGAAGAATATAGAACCGAAAACTCCTAACAGAACGTTATTTATTTCCTTTATCTTCTCAGTCTTGTAACTCTCCGCAAAGGCCACTCCAGCAACGAACGCCGCTATAATTGGCGCGTAACCTAACGAGATCATCAACAGGACCAACCCGAAGAGAACCACGAACGAGAACTCTATCAGATAGTTCTCGCTTACTCTGTTTGATATCCTAGGGACAAAGTAAAGTGAAGCCAACAGGATTATAACCCAGATTAGAACTAAAGTAGCTATCTTAAACCCAAACTGAAATAAAGTAAGCTTTTCCCCTTGAACTACGGTCAAAACGGTCGAAAGCAAAAGGAAGTCTACAACGTCGTCCACAGCTGCAGACGAGAAGAGGAAATCTATTGGCCCTCCCTTAAGCTTCTCCGTCTCGATAATCGAGATCAAGGCAGCGAGGCTGGTGGCACCTAAAGAAGTACCTATAAAAAGAGCTGAGCTCTCACCTAGGCTTTTAGAGTAGATCATGTACCCGGCGAAAAAGGGGAAGAGAGCGCCTAACGTAGCTCCCAAGAAGCCAAAGAGCCCAGAAGACTTTATCGGGGCGATCCCGTGCTCCATTCCTGACGTGAAGATTAAAAGAAGTATTGAAAATTCGGCAATGAAGATGACGAAGTCGTTCAATCCGATTAATGAGTAACCTAGAACTGGGTTTATTACCAGAGCTAAGAAACTTACTAAGATCCCTACGAGGATCTCTCCCACTAATTGAGGGAGGTTATACCTAGACAGGAACGCTCTAACTACTTCCGCCAACAGGATGAAGAGGGATATGTTGAAGAGCGCAACGTATATCTCATTCATGATTCTGTAAAACTTATTTTATCTTAAAAGTTCGATTTAGGAACGTTTAGAAATTAAATTAAGTTTTAGGTTGGGACTCAAGGATAAGCTTCTTATACGCGTACTTAACGTTGATCTCCTTCAACGCCTCATCTATGAGCTTAGGCATGTTACTGAATAAATCGAACCAGGTGTTTTGAGAGGTCCAGGCTCTCGCCTCCAACGTCACACCGTTTTCAGAGAACGATACTGGGAAAACGACTACCTTTGGCTCAACCAAGACGAACCACTGTTGGTTAAGCTTATCTGTCACAGATTGGACTACCTTAGTAATGTCATTCTCTTGAAAGACAGTGAACTGCACTCTAACTAACCTCACGATAGATCTAGAGAAGTTAGTCAATAGTGACGTAAACACTAGGTTGTTAGGAACCCTGATGAACTGTCCCTCCCATGTATATATCGTAGTTGACATTATTCCTATGTCCGTGACCAACCCCACATTATCTTGATACCTTATCCAGTCACCGACTTTGAACGGTCTCTCTACGGCTATGAGTAAGCCTGCGAAGAAGTTTGAGAGCGTGCTTTGGAGCGCTAAACCTAAGATTATGCTCACCACTCCACCCGCTATCAACAGGCTCGTCACGTCTATCCCAGCAATCCCCACTGCGGTGGCTAGGCCTATTGCGATCACAATGTAGTATATTGCCTTACTTATGCTCTGAGTGGTGTGAGCTGGTAGCTCTCCGTGAAGTCTTCTCCTAACTAGCACGGATAGGACCCTAGCGATCAGTATAGAGGAGATCACTATAACAAGGGCTTCTAGATAAAGTAGGTAGTTCACTGATCTCACCATTAAGTTCCTTCTGAAAGCTCTAATTGCCTTGTGAAAGCCGTAAGAGGAGTGTGATCGTAAAGTTTAGCCCCCTCAACTGAGGGCTTATTCGTGTGTTTCACTAAAGCGAGTCCTTTCTTTATCCTTTCCATTTTAATCAGTTCTCCATAAACGGCCCCGTCTTTGCTGAACAGGGAGTAAAAGGAGGTGTTGAATATTATGGTCTTTATATCTCCAATGCTCTCCGAATCGTTAACGATCTCAACCTTCGTTAAAGCCCTATCGTTCTCAGTTGACGTGATCCTATCGTAGACCCTGGACGTCCAATACCTATAGACGAAACCGCTCTTTATCGAACCGTAGAGTGAGTACTTCTTAGGAAACCTCTCCACTGTGAACAAAAGTCTGTAGTTCTTACCATCCGTCGCGAACACACCTATATCAAGAGGGATCTCAACGAAGAAGGAAGTTTGTGATTTCGCTGGGATTATAACAGGGGAGTCCAGCACCACTCCTAATATGTTAGTAACGCTCTTATTTACGCTTATTATTGGGAGCTGAACTACCTTCAGGTTGTCGGGTATGTAAAACTTCTTATCGTTGTATTCGTAAAGGATCATCACTATCCCAATCTCCATTATGGATAATAAGGTTTTTAATATCAGAGTTTGAGCTCTGACGTAGTCAGAATGTAAACGGCTACGCCGTACTTAAACACATAAAGTGAGTGAAGGCTATGATGGACGTAAAACTGAAACTTACTCTTCACATGACGTTAGCCCTAGTCCTCACCTTACCATCCGTAGGGGATTATAGTGATCGTTTTGGACTCTATCTTTAAGATCCCTCTAATTTCCGTCCTTCCCCTCCTGGTGACGTTTTGGCTGATTCAGTGGCTCGTTTCCCCTTACGTTATTAGGAAAAAGGCTCACGAGGTTAGCCCATATGACGCCGAATACGGATGGGTAGCAAATATAGTTTCAGATATATCAAGGGTTTCAGGTATACCCCCCAGGGTTTTCCTGATTGACGCCCCCTATCCCAATGCCTTCGCCTATGGGAACAGCGTAAGTGAGAGAAGAATTTGAATAACGGTACCGTTATTTAAGGTGTTAACCAAGGAGGAGCTGTCCGCAGTTTCAGCCCATGAAATAGGTCACATAAAACATGAGGACGTAGAGATAGGAACCACACTGGTCCTTATCCCCACAGCCCTGGGATACATAAGCACTATACCAATAAACCTAGGTGTCCTGGCAATAACAATAGCAGCGGACCAATTTCACCTTCTCCTTGCGACTTTTCTCCTAACTCTAGGAATCGTACTGTTAGCCGCGACCTTTACGCTAAAGATATTCGTCTTGTGGTTTAACAGATTGAGGGAGCTCTACGCTGATTACAACTCGTTTATAGTCCTAGGCGAAGGGTAAAAAGCGCTCACGACTGCGTTAGCTAAAATTGAGATTTATGTGCAAAACAAAAGCTTGACCCTTTCACTGGAATAATCGTGACCGCTACGCCTGTGAAGTTAGAGGAGGATCCCTATCTCTTGCTTAATCTTGGTTAAATAAGAAGGTGAGTCTCTCAACGGACCTTTTCTTCACTCACCCACATCCTGCTAGGAGGGTTCAAACGAATGGCTTAGTGTATCGAAGGACTTGACAAAACCTCAAGGCTCAAACCTGGAAAGTCTTTAACTTAGAAGCGTTAAGATTTAAATAGGTATGCACAAAATTCACTTGTGGATTCAAACCCCTTTAGTAAAGACCTGGATAAATTTTCTTGGTCCAAGGTCCATACCTATGCCTTTATAGCTTTTTCAGCCGGGTTCTTCCTTGAGGCCTACATTTTCGGTATGGCCTCAATTGCCACCGGTTGGGTATCCATTCCTAAGTTTCTAACTAGCGTTCTCCTAAGTTGGGCACCGTTATGGTTAATAATAGGTATAATAGTGACTGGTCCCCTCTCTGACAAGCTGGGAAGGAAAACAATGTTTTACCTCACGATGGCTCTATACGGCGTTGGAGCCATTGGACTCATGTTCAGCTACACCTACTTGATGCTACTAGTCTTCCTGGCTATGATGCTTTTCTCCGCAGGAGGAGAAATGAACACCATCATGGTGGCAACGCACGAGATCATGCCTAGGAAACATAGAAGCAAGGCGTTCTTCCTGGAGCTGAACTTCATCAACATAGGAGGTTTTGTACTAGGACTGATAGGATATCTAGTTCAGAACCAATCCGTTCTCTTCCAAAGGGTGATGATTGGAGCTACCGTGCTCATAGTTCTCGCGATTCTCGTTTACACAAGGATAAACCTACCTGAATCGGTGAGGTGGTTGGAGAAGCAGGGGAGGTTTAAGGACGCTGAGAGGGAGATAAGGAAGTACTTCAACGACGTGAAGGTTATATCCCAGGATGAGCTTAGACCTAAGGTTAGGGTTCCAGCGCTCCCGATGTGGTTCAAGCTCATGGTAGTGATATTGATAGCCGCTGCCAACACTATAGGTTACGGGTTGATGACCTACGTCCTAGGACCTTACTACTTCTCTAGTCAAACCGCCTTGATCATATTGGTCGCTAACGCTGCTGAGATGGCAGTAGGGTTCGTGATCGGTCTGTTAGCTGACGTGCTCAGCAGGAAACTCTTGCTCCTAGTCTCTTTCTTGGGGGCGACCGGGATGACGTTCCTGATCATGGGTACTATACCTTTCTGGAGCTCGAGTCTTTCGCTCTTTTACTCCCTTCTGGTCTTACTCAACCTGTTCGTTGGAGTGTCCTACCTGACTGAGGACGCGCTCAAGAGTGAGATCTGGCCTACGTTGAGGAGAGGTACCATAACGGCGGTAGCCAGGTTCGTTTCAATAGGGGCCTACATCCCCACTATATACCTCACTAGTAACTTAAGTATAACCCAATACACTCTGTTTAACGGTTTGGTGTGGGCTGTGGGAACTGTGGCTGCCGTACTGTGGTTCATCAAAGGCTACGAGACCGGAAAGGGCGTAAGCGTTGACGAGATCTCAGGTGAGGCAGAGGGAGCTAAGGTTTAGAGACTCTCTTAAAGTTAGGTCTGCCGTCACCTTTAACCGCAATCACTTCCTCCCCTATTTCGACCTTATCTAAC is part of the Metallosphaera cuprina Ar-4 genome and harbors:
- a CDS encoding universal stress protein, whose product is MYRKLLVGYDGSNHSKRALHHAIELAKHHSSKVVVVEALDPGEYVIEAYYKEDLRKKREVISLHTEEIKRMAIESGISIEYKVATGPPEEVITKFAEEEDVDLIVLGTRGHKGFKKLILGSVSSAVAERTKKPVLVVK
- a CDS encoding class I adenylate-forming enzyme family protein, which translates into the protein MYVSGQFLPELLKPETMIDLIERAKPENVAIEYFGTNVTYSKLWEMARSVSNQLPIEKGDVVMVSTQNVPQFLILELSIWSKGGVVLPVNPSYSETELTFLARDSNAKLAILSCESNSPVGLNVIRTNPQTFGTIEWKVKECEDELDYSGEGGEVSRPSPNDVAVLMYTSGTTGRPKGVPITHANLYSSSLIYNRWFKFTEEDRVLGVSPFFHITGQVFHLTSSIMANSTVVMTYRFDPNSALRSIEESKTTVTMIVATAYRAMLKAYSGQDLSSMRLWSSGGMPVHRSLEEQWRARFGTWIYVAWGLTETTSPATLWPYPYDGKLPGDEIVSSGIPVYNTEIRVEDELLVRGPQVVKGYLNSEPFKDGWLPTGDVGEVRNGWVYVLDRKKDVIVTSGFKVMPREVEEVLLLHPAIEDAAVVGAPDEYRGESVIAYVKLKEGFKTNVEEIIGFCRTKLAPYKVPREIRFVNEIPRTDTGKTLRRALK
- a CDS encoding ArsR/SmtB family transcription factor, with amino-acid sequence MENKPLILELESLFSALSDYTRLEIVLLLLEREASVQEISLSLNKSQSLISHHLACLRNCGVVEVKKRGKNSIYSVTNDVKAILDQAISHVSKHSKQILACDIVKEDIKEREERDLMRSL
- a CDS encoding ADP-ribose-binding protein; translation: MKTYNLGYYVNLIQGDITEVEADAIVNAANSYLSHGGGVALAIVRKGGHVIQRESDEYVRRHGPVPTGEVAVTSAGSLRARYVIHAVGPRFGEEGEDKLASAIRRSLEKGEELGLHSIALPAISTGIYGFPLEVCAEVMASTFLDFKPRSIRKVFVVLYSKEAYEKFLNVFNKRLTL
- a CDS encoding alkaline phosphatase family protein yields the protein MNLKALLVSFLFILSVLSTVQLSAESSNTATPIKHVVILMLENHAFDSLFGTYPFGYPVIENNITLSLMRPVNYIYNVSLLQELINDRGNVSWISLPDGNGVLHPYYANSTVLKDPVEGYVNYHEDWNWGKMNGFVNGSGPQSLAYVSYEQVPVLWDYAEEYVLFDNYFSATLSVTVPNRIAMITGYPTQVESDSPQFNEIPYNSSILYQLSKYNVSWDWYEYGYSRDFQLISPDLYLGYNNTAPLPVSLLTNSSQWNSHYLDLTDFIDSAERGDLPSVSFVMFTGPAGYDTHVPGLDMHPPFNTTISMIALTKVINAVMTGPDWNSTVIFITFDEGGGYFDQVIPPIVYGYGLANAPTISKVMPGYFTLGQRIPTILISPYAKEGFVDNYTSSDYSILAFIDYNWRLPYLNPIVEEFGANSIINAFNFTKPRAPIILTPENWTYPLKLQYPIHYGYVATVNNNYTIYNEIYKVKGLGEFTLPSYFVQANAYSGEASGSISSPSEAGGSGSFSLLLLIPILVVIIAVGIYLERRR
- a CDS encoding undecaprenyl-diphosphate phosphatase, translated to MDYLILGIILGVVQGISEWLPISSKTQILIVSTFLLGIPFSIAYSFGLFMEIGTIFAAIVYFRKVIWGILKALIGKGTKEDLLLLKALVVITVITGLIGVPIFVAVERLVNSPALGIPMAMLGLVLIADAVVIYFSRRGRPQRELRDITLKDMIIVGIAQGLAALPGVSRSGMTTSSLLLLGVKPDDSFKLSFLSLIPAALGAIAVTILFSKSEVIQALHLIDLGGLITSIAVATLISLLLIDGLLKFAKSKRILTLILTLGLLAVLSGALTAIFG